The sequence aatttacagTTTATAGATCATGTAGAAATCATTATCATTATGACACGAGGTGCTCTGTTGGGTCCTTTGATGAAAACAAATTGATCAGGTGATTAAATGGATTAACTCGccatagttaaataaagttgaaatacgTTTTTTTTAAAAGTACCTCCAGTTGTCCACCCCAGGCGGCCGTGTCTGCCACGTCACTGCAATACTTGTCAAACTCATCTGGGAACACACAGAGGTAGTGATCACACACTGGAGTGACTCATCTGGAAACACACAGAGGTAATGATCACACACTGGAGTGACTCATCTGGAAACACACAGAGGTAATGATCACACACTGGAGTGACTCATCTGGAAACACACAGAGGTAGTGATCACACACTGGAGTGACTCATCTGGAAACACACAGAGGTAGTGATCACACACTGGAGTGACTCATCTGGAAACACACAGAGGTAGTGATCACACACTGGAGTGACTCATCTGGAAACACACAGAGGTAATGATCACACACTGAGTGACTCATCTGGAAACACACAGAGGTAATGATCACACACTGGAGTGACTCATCTGGAAACACACAGAGGTAATGACCACACACTGGAGTGACTCATCTGGAAACACACAGAGGTAGTGATCACACACTGGAGTGACTCATCTGGAAACACACAGAGGTAATGATCACACACTGAGTGACTCATCTGGAAACACACAGAGGTAATGATCACACACTGGAGTGACTCATCTGGAAACACACAGAGGTAATGATCACACACTGGAGTGACTCATCTGGAAACACACAGAGGTAGTGATCACACACTGGAGTGACTCATCTGGAAACACACAGAGGTAGTGATCACACACTGGAGTGACTCATCTGGAAACACACAGAGGTAATGATCACACACTGGAGTGACTCATCTGGGAACACACAGAGGTAGTGATCACACACTGGAGTGACTAATCTGGAAACACACAGAGGTAGTGATCACACACTGGAGTGACTCATCTGGAAACACACAGAGGTAGTGATCACACACTGGAGTGACTAATCTGGAAACACACAGAGGTAGTGATCACACACTGGAGTGACTCATCTGGGAACACACAGAGGTAGTGATCACACACTGGAGTGACTAATCTGGAAACACACAGAGGTAGTGATCACACACTGGAGTGACTCATCTGGAAACACACAGAGGTAGTGATCACACACTGGAGTGACTCATCTGGAAACACACAGAGGTAGTGATCACACACTGGAGTGACTCATCTGGAAACACACAGAGGTAATGATCACACACTGGAGTGACTCATCTGGAAACACACAGAGGTAATGATCACACACTGGAGTGACTCAGCAGAGGGAACCACAAGTGATGCTGAATATATTTACGTAAGAAAAGTTGTTATTGATAAATGCTAATCATATTACAGAGCAAGTGGTAAAAAgcttaattttatttattttacctttatttaacaaggcaggtcagttaagaactaattcttattttcaatgacggcctgggaacagtgggttaactgcctgttcaggggcagaacgataattttgtaccttgtcagctctgggatttgaactttgttactagtctaacgctctaaccactaggctacgctgccgccccctcAACTGTTGCTTTGTAGCATCTATAGATGAAACATTATAGCCTGGGTAAGGCCAAAAATACACCAAATATCACAACTTCAATCaattatttctcaattatgctttaagaaacaaaatgtaaaaaaaaaaacaatcctTCCTCCAAAATAATGCTTTTGCCGGATTACATTTCATGAAAATCCAAGGCATATATTTCATGTTCTAGTTTGGTGAGGAATCCCCCATTCAAAacctcatcaacaacaacaacatcaatcgTGTGTTTTTTAGTTCTCAACAAGGCCTAATCTGTGTCCGAGGACCCTTTAATGTCTAACTAAACCGTCCCCGTAGTTAACAGAACAGGTCGTCCTCACCAGGCGTGTACATGTCccctgtgttggtgttggtgagGAAGGGAAGGAAGTCGTCTGTGTGGCTCCTCATGTGCTGAGCGGTTCGGGCCCGGAGGTCCTTCAGGGTCAGACCTAAGCCATGCTGCCCCAACTGGTCCTCCACAGCGCGGTACATACAGTGACCATCTGAGGGAGGGTTTCCTTAGCATTAACTTGCAGGGAATGAAATGGAGTCTTTATGctcacaaccccccccccccctccaagaCACCATTTGCTGGCCTGATTTGCTgcaccccccccccaatacacCCTGCCACCTTGCTGGGTCCTACACCCACCCCCTGCGGATCCTACACCTCTCCTGCGGATCCTGCACCCCCTGCAGGTCCTACACCCCCCTGCGGGCCCTAACCCCCCCCTGCGGGTCCTAAACCCCCCTACCGGGTCCTACACCCCCCTGCGGATCATACCCCCTCCCCCCCGCGGGCCCTACACCCCCCCTCCTACACCCCCCTGCGGGTGCTACACCCCCTGCGGGCCCTACACCCCCCTGCGGGTCCCTACACCCACCCTGCGGGCCCTACACCCCCCTGCGGGCCCTACACCCACCCTGGGGCCCTAAACCCCCTGCCCCCCTGCAGGCCCTACACCCCCCTGTGGGTCCTGCACCCCCTGCGGATCCTACACCCCTCCTGTGGGTCCTGCACCCCCTGCGGGCCCTACACCCCCTGCACCCACCCCCTGCGGGTCCTACACCCCCTGCGGGCCCTACACCCCCTGCGGGCCCTACACCCCCTGCGGGCACCCCCTACACCTACACCCCTCCTGCGGGTCCTACACCCCCCCTGCGGGTCCTACACCCCCCTGCGGGCCCTACACCCCCCTACACCCCCCCTCCTGCGGGTCCTACACCCCCTGCGGGTCACCCCCCTGCACCTACCCCCCCTGCGGGCCCTACACCCCCCCTGCGGGTCCTGCACCCCTCCTGCGGGTCCTACCTGAGGAAATCTCCCTGATCTGCAGCTGGCGCTCCACCAGTTTCTGGGACAACTTCAGTCCCTCCTGGTGTCGCAGCCCAGACAGGTTCTCCACCTCAGCCTCCGCTATACgacgctctctctccttctccgcgGCTGCCTTCTTGTCCTGGGAGGGTTCAGAGAGCGCAGGGAGGTCATACATGGGACTTGACCTCCAATGGGAAACTAAATTAAGGATTACACGAATCTCATCTCATTGCACCTGGTAAATGAGAGACTTTGACAAAAAGCAGCAGGAGTTCAGGGCTTATTGAATGGTAATACGTAAAGATGCTGTAGCGCTCTCACCCGCCTCTTCTGCGCCTTGGACGGACCTCCCGCTTGTTTGGCATctttctgctcctcctctccttccaaaGCCAGGGACTCTACTCCACTCACAACATCGTCCACCTTAGAGAaggaggtatatatatatatatattcccatatatatatatatttctgttaTTAAAACACCACAAGTTATATATCTGTGTGATTATCTACAATTGAAGATTGTGGCCGGTGATGACAATAATGATCCCATGAAATAAAATATCAGGTAAAAAAATAACATGAtattcacacacagacacggaTATTATTTGCCCTGTTAAGACACGTGTTCAagtgtgaaatggaaatgtgtttctTACATCAGGGAATGGGGTCACAGCAAGGTTATCAGGGTGTGGGGTCACAGCAAGGTTATcagggagtggggtcacagcaAGGTTATCAGGGTGTGGGGTCACAGCAAGGTTATcagggagtggggtcacagcaAGGTTAtcagggagggagtggggtcacagcaAGGTTATcagggagtggggtcacagcaAGGTTATCAGGGTGTGGGGTCACAGCAAGGTTAtcagggagggagtggggtcacagcaAGGTTAtcagggagggagtggggtcacagcaAGGTTAtcagggagggagtggggtcacagcaAGGTTAtcagggagggagtggggtcacagcaAGGTTAtcagggagggagtggggtcacagcaAGGTTAtcagggagggagtggggtcacagcaAGGTTAtcagggagggagtggggtcacagcaAGGTTATCAGGGTGTGGGGTCACAGCAAGGTTAtcagggagggagtggggtcacagcaAGGTTATcagggagtggggtcacagcaAGGTTATcagggagtggggtcacagcaAGGTTATCAGGGTGTGGGGTCACAGCAAGGTTAtcagggagggagtggggtcacagcaAGGTTAtcagggagggagtggggtcacagcaAGGTTATCAGGGAGGGTGTGGGGTCACAGCAAGGTTATCAGGGTGTGGGGTCACAGCAAGGTTATCAGGGTGTGGGGTCACAGCAAGGTTATCAGGGTGTGGGGTCACAGCAAGGTTATCAGGGTGTGGGGTCACAGCAAGGTTATCAGGGTGTGGGGTCACAGCAAGGTTATcagggagtggggtcacagcGAGGTTAtcagggagggagtggggtcacagcaAGGTTATCAGGGTGTGGGGTCACAGCAAGGTTATCAGGGTGTGGGGTCACAGCAAGGTTATCAGGGTGTGGGGTCACAGCAAGGTTATCAGGGTGTGGGGTCACAGCAAGGTTATcagggagtggggtcacagcaAGGTTATCAGGGAGGGTGTGGGGTCACAGAAGGTTATCATAGTGTTGTGTTATTATATGAGTTTTTTTTGGAAGTAGTCTTTGGAATGTCTTGCAAATGGTGGGTCAGTaataccagagaggaagaggtgaaccGGGATTTGACCGCAAATGGTTAATACAGGAGGAAGAGGTGAACCGGGTTTGACAGCAATGGGGGTTAATACCAGAGGGAAGAGGTGAACCGGGGTCACTCTGCAAATGGGGGGTTATCAGGAGGAAGAGGTGAACCGGAGATTTGACACAGCAAATGGGGGTTaataccagagaggaagaggtgaaccGAGAGATTTGGTCACAAATGCAAGGTTAACAGGGAGTGGGGGGGTCAGTAATACCAGAGAGGAAGAGTTAACAGGACCGTGCAAATGGGGGTCACAGGAAGAGGTGAACAGAGGTTTGACCGCTAAATGGGGGTCAGTaataccagagaggaagaggtgaaccGGAGATTTGACCGCTCTGCAAATGgttaccagagaggaagaggtgaaccGAGAGATTTGACCTCTCTACAAAAGGTTACCAGAGAGGAAAAGGTGAACCGGGATTTGACCGCTCTGCAAATGGTTCAGTAATACCAGAGAGGAAAAGGTGAACCGAGAGATTTGACCGCTCTGCAAATGGGGGGGTCAGTaataccagagaggaagaggtgaaccGAGAGATTTGACACAGCAAATGGTTAATCAGGGGAAGAGGTGAACCGGGGTTTGACCGCTCTGCAAATGGGGGTTAATACCAGAGAGGAAAAGTGGGGTCACCGCAAATGGGGGGTTAATCAGAGAGGAAAAGGTGAACCGGAGATTTGACCGCTCTGCAAATGGGGGGTTAATCAGGGGAAAAGGTGAACCGGGATCACCGCTCTGCAAATGGGGGGTatccagagaggaagaggtgaaccGGAGATCACAGCAAATGGGGGTCAGTAATACCAGAGAGGAAAAGGTGAACCGAGAGATTTGACCGCTCTGCAAATGGGGGTTAATACCAGAGAGGAAAAGGTGAACCGAGGATTTGACCGCAAATGGTTATCAGAGGGAAGAGGTGGGGATTTGACAGCAAATGGGGGTTAATACCAGGAGGAAGAGGTGAACCGGGTCACAGCAAATGGTTAATCCAGAGGGAAGAGGTGAACCGGGTCACAGCAAATGGGGGGTTAATACAGGAGGAAGAGGTGAACCGGGTCACAGCAAATGGTTAtcagagggaagaggggagattTGACCGCAAATGGTTatccagagaggaagaggtgggagATCACAGCAAATGGGGGTTATCCAGGAGGAAGAGGTGGGGTCACAGCAAATGGTTAGTaataccagagaggaagaggtgaaccGAGAGATCACAGCAAATGGTTACCAGAGAGGAAGATCAGGACCGTCTGCAAATGGGGGGGCCAGTAATACCAGAGGTTAGAGGGAGTGGGGTCCGCAGCAAATGGTTatccagagaggaagaggtggggtCACAGCAAATGGGGGGCAGTTACCAGGGAGGTGAACCGGGATTTGACCGCTCTGC is a genomic window of Oncorhynchus keta strain PuntledgeMale-10-30-2019 chromosome 19, Oket_V2, whole genome shotgun sequence containing:
- the otud6b gene encoding deubiquitinase OTUD6B yields the protein MEDVTIETAEEILAKQHRKEKKDLQAQIQSMKNAVPKNDKKRRKQLTEDIVKLEAELNQKHNEELQQLDSSGEKTVDDVVSGVESLALEGEEEQKDAKQAGGPSKAQKRRDKKAAAEKERERRIAEAEVENLSGLRHQEGLKLSQKLVERQLQIREISSDGHCMYRAVEDQLGQHGLGLTLKDLRARTAQHMRSHTDDFLPFLTNTNTGDMYTPDEFDKYCSDVADTAAWGGQLELRALTQVLQRPIEVLQADSPAIMIGEEFDKSPITLIYMRHAYGLGEHYNSVEGMKDPATQEEN